DNA from Roseimicrobium sp. ORNL1:
TGTGTTATTCTGCATAACCACCTGTTTGATAATGCGTTAAGAGCCCTCTGCTGACTCCGCGATCAATGTCGATATTTTGGAGGCGAACGAAAGTTCGCTGCCCCGGTGCAACGATTCGTGTTTGGCGGACGGAACTCGGGCAAGGGAGAGTGGCTGCGCGGTGAAACCACGACCTCCGCCCTGAACCACTACTCGATCGGTAGCGTGAATACAAACGTCGCGCCGTGGCCTTCGTTGGGCCGGGCAACGAGGCGTCCTCCATGGGATGTGACAATCGACTGGCAGATGGCGAGTCCCATGCCCAGCCCTTCCTGCTTCGTGGTAAAGAATCGATCAAAGAGGCGCTCGATCGTGGCAGGGCTCAGGCCCACTCCGGTGTCTTCCACCTGTACGGAGACAGCTTCCGCTTCGCGCCCGGTACGAATCCGCAGCACACGGGGGCGATCTGCGATGCCGTTCATGGCGTCGATGCCATTTCTCACGAGGTTCATGATCACCTGCTGGATCTGCACGCGGTCAATCGCCACCTCCGGAAGGTCGTCACTGAGGTCGCATTCCAATTTCACGCCCCGTTTCCGGATGTCCGTGGTGAGCAGCGGTAGAACCTCCTCGATAACCGCATTGATGCTGGATGACTCACGGATAGGCTTGTCTTTCGCGAGCAGGGCGCGGATGCGCATGATGATCTGCACCGCACGATCTCCGTCGCCAATGATGCGCTGGGCGGCGGCGCGCGCCTCGTCAATATCGCAGCGCTCCGGACTCAGCCAGCGCAGACAGGTGCTCGCATTGGTGGTCATTGCCGTGAGGGGCTGGCTGATCTCGTGGGCGATGGACGCTGTAAACTCACCGAGAGTCGTCGCGCGCGCCATGCGATTCATTTCCACCTCTGCCTTGCGCAGCGCGACCTCCTTCATCCGGTTGAGCTCTTCACGCAGGCGTTGATGCGCGATGTAGCGGCTCAACGCGAAGGCCAGTGCGCCCACGACCAGGGCCGTCAGAGTCCACACCCACTTCTGCTTCCACCAGGGTGGGAGCACGGAGATCATCAGGGTGGTCTCCGCGCCATTGGGCATTCCTTGCAGATCCACAGGCTGAACGCGGAGCTTGTAGTTCCCTGGTGCGGGATTGTTGTAATCCTGCACGGAGAGCGTTCCTCCGCCGACGCTGTGAGCCTGACTCCATTCGATTTCCAGTTGGTCACCCTCGATGACTGCGAGAGCATCCTCCTTCACCGTGCGCCATTCGGCATGCGCGCCCACGTCATCATCGATGAGGGCAAAACACTGGTCCCCTTGTCCATCACCCGATGCTGGCGCGAGGGTAAGGAGCCGGGCCATTTTCGGGCGGATGCCATCGGCGACGAACCCATTCGGCGCAGGCAGCACCGGGGAGAAGCGCGTATCATTTCCCACTGGGGCGCGCATGACCACCTCCGGTGTCTCACCGCCACGGGTGCGCGTGATTTTCAGGTCCTTCACCAGCAGCGTGCCCAAGGTATCCGGAGGGCCTCCTCCTGAGGTGATGATGAGCCAGAGACGCTGGGCACCCGGAGGAGCGGTGACCGTCGCCTTCCGCGGCTCGAACACAGGCTTCTCCAAGCTGCCATTCCATTCGGCGGTTTCACCAATGACACTCTCGATTTCCTGCTCCACCGGCTCGCCCTTGTCATTGAAGAAGCGAACACGGATACCCATCTGGCAGGTGTTTTCGCGCCACTGCGTATCAATCCCCTCCAGGATGTACTTCCGTCGCCGCGGCTGACCCGGATTCATGTAGACGGCGAACCGTCGAATCGCGGGCGGCAAGGACAGGGATGGCATCCCGAGCGTGGGAAAGATTTCTCCATCAATGGCGACCTCAATGATTTCTGCGCTGGGCTGGGAAGGCAGAGACAGGGGAATCGACTGCGCCTGGACGTCTTGAGCTGGTACCAGACTCGCGATGGGAAGCACGCAGCAAAACAGCCATGCGAGCGAGTGATGCCAACGGTCAAAACAGGAGCGAACTACAGGGAGCATGGGCGCGTGGACTATCCTCTACAGGCGACTCAAAGCAACCAGCCAACGAATGAGTGTGGCGAAACATGGTGACCATAGACCAGTGCGACCTGCTGCATCGTGTGTCACGGGGACTGCTCCATCTTGTTTCCCAGACGCCACTGGAACAAGTGTCCGGCGCGAATCACTCGCGCGCAGCAGGCGCAAACTCGACCAGGAGGTGAAGCCCTGCCTGGAAGGGCTGCTTCTGAATGCTCGTCTGAAGATAGGCGAGCACCGGCTTGATGGGCGGGAAGTCCAGGTGGCGCTGGAAAGCGTCCTTGCTGCGGAACTTTTCGAAGGTGACAAACTTCGTGTCCTCGCCTTCCACGCGTGACAGTTGATAAGTGACCACGCCTGGCTGACCGCGGAACGGCGGCATGGCCACGTGATACGTATCCATGAAGGTCTGCTGTGTTCCTGGTTTCGAATCGACGAAGAGCATCACCGTGAGTGGTTGGTCCTCCGCTCGTGGGGTCCGGCGCCACTGCTCCTTCGAGAGTGGCTCCAAGTCCTTCACATGGTAAGTCTCCTCTTTGGCATCCAGCGCCTCGGACTTCAGCGCATCCATGGCTTTTGCCTGCGGACTGCTGCTGAATCGCTGGAGCTCGTTCCTGTCCTTCCATCGTTCGATGAGCCAGAAGATGGCGGTCTTGTCCTGCTCTGAAAAAGCCTCCGCTTGAATGTTGCCCTCCTCATCTCGCGCTTGCGTCACGTAGTCTGTCAGTGCCTTGCGGAAGGCCTCGTGTGATTCCGGCTTCACGGAATAGCGGGTGAGCTTTCCCTGCACGGCGATGTGTTTCAGCTCCTCGAGCACGGTTTTCCCCACCGCCGTTGCCGACTGGGGATTTTGTCCCGTGACTAGTCGCTGGTCGGCGACGGCGTGAGATTGAAAAGGAGCAGACTTCTCGAAGATGGCGCCACGCTCGGTCAACTTCGACTCGAGCAGAAACGGAACCACCTTATCCAGCTTCACTGCCACCTCTTCTTCATTGGTGAAGGCGTTGACCTTCTTGTCTTGTACCAGGTATTTGCCACTGGAGAGCTTGATGTTCACCAATCCAGCAGGACCATGACACACTGCACTCACGATGCCGTTGTTCTCGTAGATCGTGGCCGCAATCTTCGCCAGGGCGACATTGTCGGGGAAGTCCCACATGGTGCCGTGGCCTCCGGCGAAATGAATCGCGACATACTCCCTGGGGTCGACCTCCGAAGGTTTCTTCGTGTGCTCGATTTTGTCCCGGTACACCTTGTCCTCCCAGAACTTCTGATTGATGGGGTCCGCAAGGTCGAAGCCGTCCACGGGCGCTTTCCCGCCCTCCGGACTTACGAAGTCGATTTCATAGCCGGCATTCACCAGCACCTCCCAGGGATGCGCGACTTCCGACAGGTAGAAGCCTGTGGGCTCCCCGGTATCCCCTTTTTTGTCATGGCTGGTGACTGCAAACAACACCTTGCCCTTCTGCTTTTCCAATGTTTGCGCCTGCGCTTGTGCCTGTGTGGGTGCGAGGTTCGTGATGACCATAAGGATTGCGAGCGTGATCACCGCCCCGCTTCTGGAGCCCGGAGTCAGCGTGCTGGAGTTTCTCTCTGGGGAAGCATTCATGCGTTGTGTTGTGTTGTGGTCTGGCTTGGTTTGGTGAGGAGAGTCACGCTGTGCGGGCGCTGCCGGTTTCGTGTGTGTGCGTGTGAGATGCTCAGATTCCATGCCAACCACACTTCACTCGCGCTATGCGCTGAGCGTGAGCGCTATTTCCGCGAACGATTCACTGCTGGGATGGATGCGGAATCTCGCAGGCAACGAAATATTGCCGTTCACTGACGAGGGCTCGCCGTTTCCACCAGGCCTGTTGGCCCGGGCTTGCGACGTCTTGTTTCGACTTGATGGATGATGGCTTGGGGGTGTCAGGCCGGGAACCACCGGATCACGCACCCACCCAACCATCATTCCGTCCCGGAGGGATGGCGGAAGGTGTCGCATGAGACATCACACCAAACGCGTCTGTGGTAACCACCTGGTCCCGCATGCCAACGCACTGGCTGTGGTCGGCGTTCATCACTTCGCATCACTCCTTCCGGCGTACCTCCGGCACGCGGACATCTTCTTCTGGTGAGGTCCGGTGGTTCCCGGCCTGATTACAGGCCTTCACCACCGGCTACCATCCAGCGTCCTTCCGGGACGAATACGGCCTTATTCGCCTCACTTATGGCTATAGTCTTAATGAAAATGTTCTAAGGTCCGGCGAGCGCGTTCACCGTGAAGGCGAGGATTCCCATGTTGAAGAGGAATGCGGCCATCGAATGGCCCAGCACGACTTTGCGGAGGTGTGGGCCATGGATGCTGACGTCGGAGGTCTGGAAGGTCATACCAAGGGTGAAGCTGAAGTACAGGAAGTCCCAGTAGTCGGGCTCGGTGGTATTGGGAAACCCCAGCCCTTTCCTATCTCCGTTGTCCCCCGGCAGGTAATAGAGATGCGCGTAGTGCAGTGCGTAGACCGTGTTGGCGAAAAACCATGCCAGAACCAGCGTCCCCACCACAAGAGTCACTTCCTGCCATGGGTGTGAGTCCTTGCTGGCGATGAGTGTGCCGATGGCAAACAGGAGCACGAGGGAAATCAGGACGGTGATGGCCAGCATTGCGGGCCGGTTCACATCATTTACCTGCGCTGCATGGCGCATTTTACCAGCATCGTCATTCAATAGTGGCAGCAGTGAAACCAGGAAAATGAGGGCCGCCGCATCAAAGCCACCTAGAAGTGCGGTACGTGGATCCGACCACAGCACACCGGCGAGAGCGGCGGTGCACACAAAGATGGCCCCAAACAGGAGAAACCGGGGAGGAGCGACGCTCCTTTCGAGGCGGATACGCAGTTCGCGGAACATGAGGATCAGGGGCAGCCATCACACCTCTACCACAAATTCAGAGAAGAAATCAATGATGGAAGCTTGGGCTTCCGGCCGCCATTGCAGGCGGAAGATGCCATTCCTCCCATGGTGCTCCGTGTAAATGGTCAGGCCGTCGTCGTACGGAAGGAAATTCTTTGCCACGAACGTCCACGTCTCGCCGGGGGAGTGAAGGAGGCCGTCATAGTCGAGGAACTCCTTCACCACACGATAGGTTTTGCCAGGAACGAGATCCGAGGCCGTGAATGCGGGGGAGCTGGATGCCATGGACGGAGAGACGGTCAGTCGGCTGCATCATGTTGGCGCCGCCTTCCAGGTTCAAATAGATTCTGGAGAGAGGAATAGTTCGGGCTGCTCCGCTCTCCGCGAGCCTATTGCTTTTTGAAACCTGCCCCACGTCGGCGGCGAAGGAGCAGCATGCTGATGCCGCCGAGAAGAAGCAGCGCACGTGAGGGCTCGGGAACAACGGCAGCCGTCACGATGGAGATCTGGCCGGTGGTGTAGAGACCGCTCCAGTCCCAGGCGTAGCCGCTGCCGAGCTGCGGGAGGTCTGTCAGGCCATTGCCTTGGGCGGCACCGTTCAGGTTGCTGAATCCACCGAGGTAGTTTGTTTCGGTGAGCACGCCGGACCAGTCGAAGAGCTGCCAGGTGCCGAATGTGGCATTCAGGAAGAAGTTCGCGTCTCCGGTGGAGTTGACGATATGGAGGGAGCCATTCAGTACGACCTCCTCATTGCTGAAGAGTGCAAGCCTGTCGCTGTCGCCCGCACCGAAGACATCAAACTCAAAGGCACTGCCATCGGCGAGCGTGATGACGCCTGTGCTGTCTTCGCTGCCGGTGCCCAAGGTCAGGACCTTTCCTGTCGTATCCCCCGATGCATTGCCGACGAACAGGGTGGCTGCGTTCGTCCCATCACCGATGGTGATGTTGCTGGTCAGCACGCCACCGGTGTAGCCCACTGTTCCTGTGCCGCCCAGTTTGCCGGAGCCTCTCACTACCACATGGCCGGTGCCAGTCGCGGAGCCGCCTACGTTGTTGGCGAGCAGTGTTCCCTGATTCACCGTGGTGCCTCCCGTATAGGTATTCATCCCTGAGAGAATCTGGGTGCCTGTGCCGGACTTTGCCAGTGCCAGCGTATTCGCACCCGCATCAGCGAGGGTACCACTGAAGTCACCTGAACCATTGCCAGCACCGACGGTGAGTGTGCCATTGATGCCAGTGACATTGACTGTGCCGGCGCCGTTGAGTCCATCGATGGATTCAGCCACGCTGCCGAGGGTGTAGCGAGCTCCAGCTTCCACGGTCACATCACTGGCATCCGGGATGTAGTTGGTGCCTGTGGTCTCACCAGTTCCCGTTTGGAGGTAACCGGCGCCGTTGGTGGCTACGGTGACATTTCCCACGAAGGTGTTTGTGCCTCCGAGGATGGTCCGTCCCGTGCCGGTCACACGGATGTCGCCTGTGCCGGTGATGTTTCGATAGTCGGTGCGGGCAGCCGCATTGGAGTCAAAGATGACACTGCGCTGGAGGGTGATGCTGGTGAAGTTGTTGTTGTCTCCTGTGCCGGTGACGGTGCTGCGGCTTCCCAAGGTGACCGTACCTGTACCCTGGCTGCTTACCGTGATGGCTCGGGCGAACTGGATGCGATTGGTATCGAGATAGAGGGCGATACTATTACTGCCCGTGAATTCATCACCCAGAACCACGGCCCCGGTTCCCAAGGCGGTCGCAGTGGTGACACGCACTTCACCGGCGCGGATCAAGGTGCCTCCCGTATAAGTATTGGCCGTGCTGAGAGTGAGCAGGCCGGTACCGTCTTTCACCAGGCGACCGGCACCCGCAATATTGCCCGAGCCGCTGAGGACGTAGGCGGTGTTGCTATTGTTGAAGGTGACCGAGGAAGGCGTGACAATGCTGTTAATCGCGACAGTCCCAAAGGCGGAGGTGTCATTGAACGTGACGGCATCCCAGTTGTAGAACTTCTCCGCACCTGCATTCCAGTTCTGGCTGCTATTCACATCCCAGGTGCCGGGACCAGACCAAACGAGAGAGCCGATGCTTCCCGTGACTTTCAGGAGCACACTTCCTGGTGTGGAAGTGGTGTCCAGCGCAAAGGTCTGGCGGGTATTTGCCACAATGCCAGAAAGGGCCAGATTTGAAGCGTCGCCAGTGAGTGAGGTGATGCCGCTAATCAACGTGTAGCTTCCGGAAGAGGTCAGCAGGGATGAATTGAGAGCCGCAACCTGAATCGTGGTCACACCGGTGAGGGAAAGGCTGTTTCCCAGCAGCAATTGATCGTTCCCGGCGGAGGCATTGTTCGTGAGGTCAAAGCGAATCGTGCCACCCGTGAGTGACGTTGCACCCTGTACGGTGAAACTCCCCACAGTGCCAGTGCCGGCGATATTGATGGTGGTGCCGCTGCCTGTGGAAAGTGTTCCACCGAGGACATCGCCTGCCTTCGTCACCAGGGTCACCGTTCCGCTGTTGGTGGTGGAGAGCACCAGGTTGCCTGCACCGGAGATGCCGCCATTCAAGGTGAAGGCGGGATTGGCGCTGGTGAAGGTGGTGGTTCCGCTTTCCAGCGTGATCGGAGAGGCGAGCATGGGACTTTGCGATGCCACGCCCTCGGCAGCAATGGTGCCGCCTTTCGATACAATGGCCCGGGTGATATTGATGGCCACATTGTAGTTGCCGACACTCATGGTGGCCCCGTTTGCAATGGTGATGGTTCCGTTGCCAGTTGCGGACGTGCCCTGCAGAAAGGCGAGGGTGCCTTCATTGATGGCGATGTTTCCTTCGCTGACGGCGGCATTGACGATTCCGACATATCCAGAGCCAATCTTGGTCAGCGTATGACCTGCCAGGTCGAGAGTGGATGTGCCTGCGGTGCCGTCCCCACGGATGTCCCAGCGGAACGCTCCGAAGCCAAAGGTGGCGTCACCGGTGAGCGTCACGTACCGAAGCGCATTGAGTTGCTGGGCTCCACCGTTGTTCACGATCGCGCCTGCGCCGTTCACCCCGCTGCCGGAAACCTGGATTTGTTCCGAGCCCAAGTTGAATCCGAAGACGTCCAGCGTGGCTCCATTTTGGATGACGGTGCCCCCCGCCGTGTCTCCCAAAGCGCTCACACTTCCCGCGCGGAAGATGCCTTCACTGATGGTGAGTGTGCCGGTGTAGTCATTCAGTCCTGAGAAGAAGAGGATGCCTGCTCCAGTCTTCTGCAGATTGCCGCTGCCACTGACGGCGCCACTGACCGCGAGGGAGGAACTTGCTTCCACGACTTCGATGCGGCCACCCCCGGCTTCAAGCTGGATGCTCTTATTCATGATGGCGCCTGCAGGACTGGTATAGCGCAGCGTGCCGGTGGTGGTTGCTCCACCGAGCACGATCTTCGAGCCTGCGCCCAAAGCGCTGGCAGTACCGGCGTGGGACACCGTATCCGCGCTCAGCACCCCTTCGCGAATATCCACGATGCCAGAAAAGGTATTCTGCAAACCGATGGTCAGTGTGCCGGTGCCGGTTTTCAGGATTCCAGTGGTGCCGGCGATGCTCCCGGTGCCGGTGAAGCTATAGGCTGTGGTGCTGTTGTTCACGGTCACCGAGAGCGGCTGGACATAGCCGTCGACCAGCACATCTCCCACGGTGGACGTGTCGTTGAACGTGACGTTATCCAGATTGAAGAATTTCTGGTCAGGAGCTCCGGTCCAGTTGGCTGTCGTGTTCACATCCCAGTGGGGATTTACATTGCCCTTCCATACCAGGTCGGCAGCAGAACCCGTGGCGGTGAGCAATACGGCACCTGGAGTGGTGGTGGTATCGAAGGTATAGGTCTGTCGTGTGCCTGAACTGCCGAAGGCAAAATTCGCAGCGGACAAACCGGCACCAAAGGAAGCCGCGCTGAACAGCCGGTAGGTCACTCCGCTGACGGGTACCGAGGATGGCGCCAGAATCGTGGTGATACCGCTGGCATTCAGAATGCCGGTGAGGGTGATCAAATCATTAACTCCGCTTCCGACAGTGCCGGCCGCTCCAAAATCGAAACGGATGGTGCCGCCATCCTGCAGGGTGAGATTACCATCGATGGTCAGCGTGGCTGGAGAAGAGTCGCCACCAGGGTTCAGGGTGCCGTTGTTCACGAGGGAGCCCAGCACATCCGTTCCCGGCGCGGTGGTGCGGCCCGCCTGAAGTGTCTGCGATGCTCCCAACGTGTATCCTGACGCGTGGGCGCTGACGTTCAGCACGGCACCGGAGTCAATCTTGATGAGTGCACTGCTGGCGATGCTTCCTGTGCTCGCGAGAGCGAGAGTGCCGGACTGTACATGAGTGGTGCCCGTGTAGGTATTCACTGCGGAGAGCGTCAGCAGACCGGCTCCTGATTTGATTAGTGAACTGGCTTGGAATTCGGTGTTCGCCGTATTCCGGCCATTCCACAGCGCGGCGCTGATGAGCAAGTCCGTGGCCGCTGCGCCGTCAGCGACATCGAAAATCACTTCGGTGACTTCAGCTTCTCCCAGGGCGACGCCGGCATTCGTGCCTGAGCCGGAGATGGTGGAGGTCACCGCGCCGCCATTCACAGTGACATTGCCCTTGAGTGCCCAGGAGGGCAGAGAGGTGCCGGAGCCGCCTACGCTGTTGAGGGTTCCGCCATTCAGCGTCAGCGGACCCAGGATATTGAAGAAGGCGCCCTGATTGGTGACGGTACCACCCGCATTGACCACGATGGGAGCATTGGCTACTGCGGCATAGTTCCCGAAGACGTTGCTCTTTCCGAAGATGAGGCTGCCACCGTTGTTCACGGTGAAGACGTTGGTGGAGACATTCTGCAGCGTGCCTGAGTCTGTGACCAGCAGAGCGCCTCCATTGATGGTGGCACCGTTCGCAAAGGTCGTGGTATTTGCCAGTTGGAGCACGCCGCCATTCACCGTGACGGTGCCAGCGAAGGTGTTTGTGCCGGTGAAGTGCAAGGTGCCGGCATTGACCGTGACGTTTCCGGTGAAGGTATTGGCAGCAGACGAAAGGAGCCGGCCGCTTCCATTCTTGATGAGTGAGCTGGGTCTGAAGGCATCATTGGCCACATTGCGGGAATCTCTCAGGCTGGCGGAAATGAGCAGGTCCGTGAAGGAGGCACCGTCTGCCACGTCAAAGGTCACTGTATCCACCGTGTTGTGGCCCAGCTGAACACCGGAGGTGGAGTTATTGGTAGAGTGGATGGTGGAGGTGACATCTCCATTTACCGTCACCGTGCCGCGCAGGCCCCACGACTGGAAGTTGGCATTGCGTCCTCCTACGGAAGTCAATGTGCCACCGCTCAGGGTGAAGTCTCCCAGAGTACCGTATTGCCCCGCAGCTTCATTGGTGAGCACGCCCCCGGCTTCGATGGTCAGCGGATTGACTGGGATGACCGCGTTGCCCAAGTCGTAATTGTAGCTGAGCGTGGCTCCATTGCGGATGATGATGGCATTGGCAGCATTGTTGGACAGGGCTGAGTTCACCACGACTCTGCCCTGATTCACCACCAGGCCACCCGTGAATGAATTCGTACCGGCGAGTATGGCAGTGCCGAGGCCGGTCTTTACCACTTTGGTGCTGGTATTGTTGTTGATGGTCGAGCTGATGGTCAGCGTATTCGCCGTGTTGTGCTGCTGAATGATGAGTTCGCCGCTGGCCGCACCACGGAGATTGCCACCAGTGATGACCACGGCGTTGTTCCCCACGTTGGGTGTGACGAGGATGCCACCGTTGAGGATGTTGTTGTTCCCGGTCAGCGTCAGAGTGAATGCGCCTGCGGTATTGAATCGCAAAGTGTAGGGTGTGATGGCGCCACCGAATGTCTGGGAGGAGGTGACATCCACGTGCTTGTTCGCGTAGTTGCCTTGAGTGTTCCCGCCGGTGGTGGTGGTGTAGTAGGAGGCAGCACTGAGTGCATCGATGCGGCCATCAGCGGCATTGCTGCTGTTCACCGCCCAGTCCGTGCCATTGATCGTGGCCCAGCCGCCAAGAATACTGTTCGTATTGGTGTTGTCCGTGGTGATGGAGGCCACGCCTGCCCCGGTACCTGCATAGGTGAAGTTTACAGTAGAGGATCCGCTCCGGGTGATCGTGTTCAGATTCAGGGTCGCGTTGTTCCCGGCATCGTTCTTGGTCACGGTAAAGGTGTTCGCACCGCTCAGAAGCGTGGCGCCCTGCACGCTTTGTGTAATGTCCTGGGCCGCATTTGGAGTGAGTGAGAGCGCGCCACTGCTCAGCGTGAGCGCGGATGCAGCGTTCAGCTTGTCATTGTTCGCC
Protein-coding regions in this window:
- a CDS encoding DUF3601 domain-containing protein, with the translated sequence MASSSPAFTASDLVPGKTYRVVKEFLDYDGLLHSPGETWTFVAKNFLPYDDGLTIYTEHHGRNGIFRLQWRPEAQASIIDFFSEFVVEV
- a CDS encoding ATP-binding protein is translated as MLPVVRSCFDRWHHSLAWLFCCVLPIASLVPAQDVQAQSIPLSLPSQPSAEIIEVAIDGEIFPTLGMPSLSLPPAIRRFAVYMNPGQPRRRKYILEGIDTQWRENTCQMGIRVRFFNDKGEPVEQEIESVIGETAEWNGSLEKPVFEPRKATVTAPPGAQRLWLIITSGGGPPDTLGTLLVKDLKITRTRGGETPEVVMRAPVGNDTRFSPVLPAPNGFVADGIRPKMARLLTLAPASGDGQGDQCFALIDDDVGAHAEWRTVKEDALAVIEGDQLEIEWSQAHSVGGGTLSVQDYNNPAPGNYKLRVQPVDLQGMPNGAETTLMISVLPPWWKQKWVWTLTALVVGALAFALSRYIAHQRLREELNRMKEVALRKAEVEMNRMARATTLGEFTASIAHEISQPLTAMTTNASTCLRWLSPERCDIDEARAAAQRIIGDGDRAVQIIMRIRALLAKDKPIRESSSINAVIEEVLPLLTTDIRKRGVKLECDLSDDLPEVAIDRVQIQQVIMNLVRNGIDAMNGIADRPRVLRIRTGREAEAVSVQVEDTGVGLSPATIERLFDRFFTTKQEGLGMGLAICQSIVTSHGGRLVARPNEGHGATFVFTLPIE
- a CDS encoding DUF1345 domain-containing protein, producing the protein MFRELRIRLERSVAPPRFLLFGAIFVCTAALAGVLWSDPRTALLGGFDAAALIFLVSLLPLLNDDAGKMRHAAQVNDVNRPAMLAITVLISLVLLFAIGTLIASKDSHPWQEVTLVVGTLVLAWFFANTVYALHYAHLYYLPGDNGDRKGLGFPNTTEPDYWDFLYFSFTLGMTFQTSDVSIHGPHLRKVVLGHSMAAFLFNMGILAFTVNALAGP
- a CDS encoding autotransporter-associated beta strand repeat-containing protein, with the protein product MRPQFAHRLSLFALIPDWLRSGLLLALLLGAFRVAPAQTLYWDVNGTTAGAGSATPTGSWDLSSFRWNDLPGTGTTALWGNTGLETAVFAAGNDATGSYVVTLGSGGNLNLSALRVNTGSVTLTPASASDALDFGAVNGALHVASGASLRINAAVRGTSGITKTGAGALTVSGANVFTGATTLQGGQVTLDYVSDNTSKLDSNAALTLAGTRLIITPNEAADTVQSVLNTVINAGSSTVTVNKNAAGNNTTLHLNGITRTSGSVLNIVYGGTGAGIAVATTDNTNTNGILGGWATFNGSTWAVNSSNTSDGAIGGLATYTNDTFAAGNNTDITVAGAGPGNAVLTTNSLRFNQLGTKTLGLGTGAKTITSGGILITSQVGAFTTTINGSNLRAASGADLIFHQHNLSADVIVNAIITNQAAGGLVKTGGGVLVLGGVNTFTGGVVVNQGVLSVSTVADGGVTSNLGAGTTLSLGDGSTFGTLLFTGTSGSTNRTVTLGAAGGVVAVASSSGTLVLTGVLDGTGSFTKYGPGTLTLAGANTFTGSTTILGGTLILDLTTANNDKLNAASALTLSSGALSLTPNAAQDITQSVQGATLLSGANTFTVTKNDAGNNATLNLNTITRSGSSTVNFTYAGTGAGVASITTDNTNTNSILGGWATINGTDWAVNSSNAADGRIDALSAASYYTTTTGGNTQGNYANKHVDVTSSQTFGGAITPYTLRFNTAGAFTLTLTGNNNILNGGILVTPNVGNNAVVITGGNLRGAASGELIIQQHNTANTLTISSTINNNTSTKVVKTGLGTAILAGTNSFTGGLVVNQGRVVVNSALSNNAANAIIIRNGATLSYNYDLGNAVIPVNPLTIEAGGVLTNEAAGQYGTLGDFTLSGGTLTSVGGRNANFQSWGLRGTVTVNGDVTSTIHSTNNSTSGVQLGHNTVDTVTFDVADGASFTDLLISASLRDSRNVANDAFRPSSLIKNGSGRLLSSAANTFTGNVTVNAGTLHFTGTNTFAGTVTVNGGVLQLANTTTFANGATINGGALLVTDSGTLQNVSTNVFTVNNGGSLIFGKSNVFGNYAAVANAPIVVNAGGTVTNQGAFFNILGPLTLNGGTLNSVGGSGTSLPSWALKGNVTVNGGAVTSTISGSGTNAGVALGEAEVTEVIFDVADGAAATDLLISAALWNGRNTANTEFQASSLIKSGAGLLTLSAVNTYTGTTHVQSGTLALASTGSIASSALIKIDSGAVLNVSAHASGYTLGASQTLQAGRTTAPGTDVLGSLVNNGTLNPGGDSSPATLTIDGNLTLQDGGTIRFDFGAAGTVGSGVNDLITLTGILNASGITTILAPSSVPVSGVTYRLFSAASFGAGLSAANFAFGSSGTRQTYTFDTTTTPGAVLLTATGSAADLVWKGNVNPHWDVNTTANWTGAPDQKFFNLDNVTFNDTSTVGDVLVDGYVQPLSVTVNNSTTAYSFTGTGSIAGTTGILKTGTGTLTIGLQNTFSGIVDIREGVLSADTVSHAGTASALGAGSKIVLGGATTTGTLRYTSPAGAIMNKSIQLEAGGGRIEVVEASSSLAVSGAVSGSGNLQKTGAGILFFSGLNDYTGTLTISEGIFRAGSVSALGDTAGGTVIQNGATLDVFGFNLGSEQIQVSGSGVNGAGAIVNNGGAQQLNALRYVTLTGDATFGFGAFRWDIRGDGTAGTSTLDLAGHTLTKIGSGYVGIVNAAVSEGNIAINEGTLAFLQGTSATGNGTITIANGATMSVGNYNVAINITRAIVSKGGTIAAEGVASQSPMLASPITLESGTTTFTSANPAFTLNGGISGAGNLVLSTTNSGTVTLVTKAGDVLGGTLSTGSGTTINIAGTGTVGSFTVQGATSLTGGTIRFDLTNNASAGNDQLLLGNSLSLTGVTTIQVAALNSSLLTSSGSYTLISGITSLTGDASNLALSGIVANTRQTFALDTTSTPGSVLLKVTGSIGSLVWSGPGTWDVNSSQNWNAGAEKFYNWDAVTFNDTSAFGTVAINSIVTPSSVTFNNSNTAYVLSGSGNIAGAGRLVKDGTGLLTLSTANTYTGGTLIRAGEVRVTTATALGTGAVVLGDEFTGSNSIALYLDTNRIQFARAITVSSQGTGTVTLGSRSTVTGTGDNNNFTSITLQRSVIFDSNAAARTDYRNITGTGDIRVTGTGRTILGGTNTFVGNVTVATNGAGYLQTGTGETTGTNYIPDASDVTVEAGARYTLGSVAESIDGLNGAGTVNVTGINGTLTVGAGNGSGDFSGTLADAGANTLALAKSGTGTQILSGMNTYTGGTTVNQGTLLANNVGGSATGTGHVVVRGSGKLGGTGTVGYTGGVLTSNITIGDGTNAATLFVGNASGDTTGKVLTLGTGSEDSTGVITLADGSAFEFDVFGAGDSDRLALFSNEEVVLNGSLHIVNSTGDANFFLNATFGTWQLFDWSGVLTETNYLGGFSNLNGAAQGNGLTDLPQLGSGYAWDWSGLYTTGQISIVTAAVVPEPSRALLLLGGISMLLLRRRRGAGFKKQ
- a CDS encoding antibiotic biosynthesis monooxygenase family protein; amino-acid sequence: MLEELKHIAVQGKLTRYSVKPESHEAFRKALTDYVTQARDEEGNIQAEAFSEQDKTAIFWLIERWKDRNELQRFSSSPQAKAMDALKSEALDAKEETYHVKDLEPLSKEQWRRTPRAEDQPLTVMLFVDSKPGTQQTFMDTYHVAMPPFRGQPGVVTYQLSRVEGEDTKFVTFEKFRSKDAFQRHLDFPPIKPVLAYLQTSIQKQPFQAGLHLLVEFAPAARE